The Dasypus novemcinctus isolate mDasNov1 chromosome 12, mDasNov1.1.hap2, whole genome shotgun sequence genome includes a window with the following:
- the LOC101446633 gene encoding keratin, type II cytoskeletal 8 gives MSTRVTQKSFKVSTSGPRTFSSRSYTSGPSSRINFSTLSRVGSSGFRGSMGAGLGLGLGYGGAGSVGTITAVTLNQSLLNPVKLMDTNDLQAVRMQEKEQIKSLNNKFASFIDKVRFLEQQNKMLETKWRLLQQQQKTSRSDMDSLFESYISNLRRQLEGLGQEKLKLEAELGNMQGLVEDFKNKYEEEINKRTDMENEFVLIKKDVDEAYMNKVELESRLEGLTEEINFLRHLYEAELAELQAQISDTSVVLSMDNSRSLDLDGIIAEVKAQYEEIANRSRAEAESMYQIEYEKLQTLAGKHGDDLRRTKTEITEMNRSISRLQAEIEGLKGQRASLEAAITEAEQRGELAVKDANAKLAQLEAALQQAKQDMARQLREYQELMNVKLALDIEIATYRKLLEGEEGRLEAGMQNMSIHTRTSSSGYHSGGLSPVVGLNLGSSPFQGLASPGGSGLVIRNKALVVKKIETRDGKLVSESSDVLSN, from the exons ATGTCCACCAGGGTGACCCAGAAGTCCTTCAAGGTGTCCACCTCGGGCCCCCGGACCTTCAGCAGCCGCTCGTACACGAGTGGGCCAAGCTCCCGTATCAACTTCTCCACCCTCTCCCGGGTGGGCAGCAGCGGCTTCCGAGGCAGCATGGGCGCCGGCTTGGGTCTGGGTCTGGGCTACGGCGGGGCAGGCAGTGTAGGGACCATCACGGCCGTCACCTTGAACCAGAGCCTGCTTAACCCCGTGAAGCTGATGGACACTAACGACCTCCAGGCCGTGCGCATGCAGGAGAAGGAGCAGATCAAGAGCCTCAACAACAAGTTTGCTTCCTTCATCGACAAG GTACGGTTCCTAGAGCAGCAGAACAAGATGCTGGAGACTAAGTGGCGCCtcctgcagcagcagcagaagaCTTCTCGGAGCGACATGGACAGCCTGTTTGAGAGCTACATCAGCAACCTTCGTAGGCAGCTGGAAGGGCTGGGCCAGGAGAAACTGAAGCTGGAGGCAGAGCTTGGCAACATGCAGGGGCTGGTGGAGGATTTCAAGAATAA GTATGAGGAGGAGATCAACAAGCGAACAGACATGGAAAATGAATTTGTCCTCATCAAGAAG gATGTCGATGAAGCTTACATGAACAAGGTAGAGCTGGAGTCGCGCCTGGAAGGCCTGACTGAGGAGATTAACTTCCTCAGGCACCTGTATGAAGCG GAGCTGGCTGAGCTGCAGGCCCAGATCTCAGACACGTCCGTGGTGCTGTCCATGGACAACAGCCGCTCCCTGGACCTGGACGGCATCATCGCCGAGGTCAAGGCCCAGTACGAGGAGATCGCCAACCGCAGCCGGGCCGAGGCCGAGAGCATGTACCAGATCGAG TACGAGAAGCTGCAGACGCTGGCCGGGAAGCACGGCGATGACCTCCGCCGCACCAAGACGGAGATCACCGAGATGAACCGGAGCATCAGCCGGCTCCAGGCTGAGATCGAGGGCCTGAAGGGCCAG AGAGCCTCCCTGGAGGCGGCCATCACTGAGGCCGAGCAGCGTGGGGAGCTGGCGGTCAAGGACGCCAATGCCAAGCTGGCCCAGCTGGAGGCCGCGCTGCAGCAGGCCAAGCAGGACATGGCGCGGCAGCTGCGCGAGTACCAGGAGCTGATGAACGTCAAGCTGGCCCTGGACATCGAGATCGCCACCTACCGCAAGCTGCTGGAGGGCGAGGAGGGCAG gctggaggctggcatGCAGAACATGAGTATTCACACGAGGACCAGCTCAAGCGGCTACCACTCAG GTGGACTGAGCCCGGTGGTGGGCCTCAACTTAGGCTCCAGCCCCTTCCAGGGCTTAGCCTCTCCTGGGGGCTCCGGCTTGGTGATCCGCAACAAGGCACTGGTGGTGAAGAAGATCGAGACCCGCGACGGGAAGCTCGTGTCCGAGTCCTCCGATGTCCTGAGCAACTGA